In Mycobacterium sp. 050128, one genomic interval encodes:
- a CDS encoding MFS transporter — MTTLDPTGVRARLDDAPVSRFHLKAAVTAGMGFFTDSYDLNVIGTVTLLVKPEFHLSAGQVGALTSSTLLAVAVGAVLFGRLGDLLGRRRVYGLEAVLMIIGALASAFAPNFISLLIARAVLGIGIGGDYPASGVIMTEYANRRNRGRLVGLTFLFYVFGQVAAYVVALVVVALGTSPGLSWRLILGLGAIPALLVLWNRRHMPESPRWTLVVAGDAVRAARDLSVFSGSAVEPAAADRAPGSVTLWKALRSRSFQLTLLGTAGSWFFFNVAVYGNSVSQPLLINSIAPHTSIVTNVAINAALVVCFSLVAALVGLALLDRIGRKPLQMIGFSLSALSMALIAAIPGLTSTVTPFAVVFGLSLFGIAVGPNYTTMLLAAESYPTAIRSTAHGISAGTAKVGAFLGALITPVALAQLGLRPTVLIAGVCFALGIAATMLLAEPKDVALDTVDVEARQRNRRARKLIAPTTSQPVSA, encoded by the coding sequence ATGACGACGCTGGACCCCACCGGGGTGCGTGCGCGGCTCGACGATGCGCCGGTCAGCCGATTTCATCTGAAGGCCGCCGTGACCGCGGGCATGGGATTCTTCACCGATTCCTACGACCTCAACGTCATCGGCACGGTGACCTTGTTGGTCAAGCCCGAATTTCATCTGTCGGCCGGCCAGGTCGGGGCGCTGACCAGTTCGACCCTGCTGGCGGTCGCGGTGGGCGCGGTCCTGTTCGGGCGCCTTGGTGATCTGTTGGGCCGGCGGCGGGTGTACGGGCTGGAGGCGGTGCTGATGATCATCGGTGCGCTCGCTTCGGCCTTCGCCCCGAACTTCATCAGCCTGCTGATCGCCCGCGCTGTGCTCGGGATCGGTATCGGCGGCGACTATCCGGCCTCCGGGGTGATCATGACCGAGTACGCCAACCGGCGAAATCGCGGTCGACTGGTCGGATTGACCTTTCTGTTCTACGTTTTCGGACAGGTCGCGGCCTACGTGGTCGCGCTGGTCGTCGTTGCTCTGGGTACGTCGCCGGGGCTGTCCTGGCGGCTGATTCTCGGCCTCGGGGCGATCCCGGCATTGCTGGTGCTGTGGAATCGCCGGCACATGCCGGAATCCCCGCGGTGGACCCTGGTCGTGGCCGGCGATGCCGTCCGGGCGGCGCGGGATCTGAGCGTCTTCTCCGGAAGCGCGGTAGAGCCAGCCGCTGCCGACCGCGCGCCCGGGTCGGTGACATTGTGGAAAGCGCTGCGCTCCCGGTCCTTTCAGCTGACCCTGCTGGGCACCGCGGGTAGCTGGTTCTTCTTCAACGTTGCCGTGTATGGAAATTCGGTGAGCCAGCCGTTGCTCATCAATAGCATTGCGCCGCATACCAGCATCGTCACCAACGTCGCGATCAACGCCGCGCTGGTGGTGTGTTTCAGCCTGGTCGCCGCCCTCGTCGGCCTCGCGTTGTTGGACCGAATCGGCCGTAAACCATTGCAGATGATCGGCTTCAGCCTCTCCGCGCTGTCGATGGCGTTGATCGCCGCGATACCGGGGCTCACGTCGACGGTGACACCGTTCGCGGTAGTCTTCGGGTTGTCGCTGTTCGGCATCGCCGTCGGACCCAACTACACGACCATGCTGTTGGCCGCCGAATCGTATCCGACCGCGATCCGCAGTACCGCACATGGGATTTCGGCCGGCACCGCGAAGGTGGGCGCCTTCCTGGGTGCCCTGATCACTCCCGTCGCCCTCGCCCAGCTAGGGCTGCGGCCGACGGTGCTGATCGCCGGTGTGTGCTTTGCGCTCGGCATCGCCGCCACGATGTTGCTCGCCGAGCCCAAGGACGTCGCGCTGGATACCGTCGACGTCGAGGCAAGGCAACGGAATCGGCGCGCTCGCAAGCTCATTGCGCCGACAACCTCGCAACCGGTGTCGGCATGA
- a CDS encoding HAD family hydrolase yields MIRLACLDMAGTTVLDDGAVADAFDASLSSSGLSTGSPDYQAAVRYVHETMGQSKIEVFRAIFDDDVQRAEAANAAFETAYVEAIQSNRVAPIPQAAETIEKLRGSGCAVVLTTGFAPTTRDYIIAALGWGDLITHALSPADAGRGRPYPDMILTALLRTGTEAVDQIAVAGDTTSDLWAGSRAGAAIVAGVRTGAHGDADFATVPHTHVLDSVADLVGCIDTHNQAVSR; encoded by the coding sequence ATGATCAGATTGGCCTGCCTGGACATGGCGGGCACCACCGTGCTCGACGACGGCGCCGTCGCGGATGCGTTCGACGCGTCCCTGTCGTCGTCAGGGTTGTCTACCGGCAGCCCCGACTATCAGGCGGCCGTCCGCTACGTTCACGAGACGATGGGACAGTCGAAGATCGAGGTGTTTCGGGCCATCTTCGACGACGACGTGCAGCGCGCGGAAGCGGCCAACGCCGCGTTCGAAACGGCCTACGTCGAAGCCATCCAGAGCAACCGGGTGGCGCCCATTCCGCAGGCCGCCGAGACCATCGAAAAGCTCCGCGGATCGGGCTGCGCCGTCGTGCTCACCACGGGCTTTGCCCCGACCACGCGCGACTACATCATCGCGGCCCTAGGGTGGGGCGACTTGATCACACATGCGTTGTCACCCGCGGATGCCGGCCGCGGACGGCCCTATCCCGACATGATCCTCACGGCTTTGCTGCGCACCGGAACCGAGGCCGTCGACCAGATCGCCGTCGCCGGCGATACCACTAGCGACCTGTGGGCCGGTTCGCGAGCCGGCGCGGCGATCGTGGCCGGCGTCCGGACCGGGGCACACGGTGATGCCGACTTCGCGACCGTGCCGCACACCCACGTGCTGGACTCGGTCGCCGACCTGGTCGGCTGCATCGACACGCACAACCAGGCGGTGTCGCGATGA
- a CDS encoding GntR family transcriptional regulator, producing MVADPKYRSIARILEAEIREFNDGQRVPSENEVAQRFTVARSTARAALQYLTARNVIRRVRGAGSFATHRIDYPIDAERAPSWSATVRAAGASPRSVVRTCTQQLPPMEIAAKLQQLPSDPCHRLVRLSYVNDLPAAWGIEWVPATLAPDLALAMRANDSLHEVLTNAGLSPRRSWVHASTEIFEGEVAEQLDAPQSSLGWYIESLNVDDGTLRPVSLTQRWLRADTVRVTFDSAVSSRVGR from the coding sequence GTGGTCGCCGACCCGAAGTACCGTTCGATCGCCCGAATCCTGGAAGCAGAGATTCGCGAATTCAACGACGGGCAGCGGGTCCCGAGCGAAAACGAGGTGGCGCAGCGTTTCACCGTCGCCCGCTCGACCGCGCGTGCCGCGCTGCAGTATCTGACCGCGCGCAATGTGATCCGCCGGGTGCGTGGAGCCGGGAGCTTCGCTACTCACCGCATCGACTATCCGATCGATGCGGAACGCGCCCCTTCGTGGAGCGCCACGGTGCGCGCGGCCGGCGCCTCACCCCGAAGCGTGGTGCGCACCTGCACTCAGCAGCTGCCCCCCATGGAGATCGCCGCCAAACTGCAACAGCTGCCCTCGGATCCATGTCATCGCCTGGTGCGGCTGTCGTACGTCAACGACTTGCCCGCAGCCTGGGGGATCGAATGGGTGCCCGCCACATTGGCTCCCGACCTCGCACTGGCGATGCGCGCCAACGACTCGCTACACGAAGTCCTTACCAACGCGGGCCTTTCGCCGCGACGGTCGTGGGTACACGCCAGCACTGAGATATTCGAAGGCGAAGTCGCCGAGCAACTCGACGCACCACAGTCCAGCCTGGGGTGGTACATCGAAAGCCTCAACGTCGACGACGGCACGTTGCGGCCGGTGTCGCTGACGCAGCGGTGGTTGCGCGCCGACACCGTTCGGGTCACCTTCGACAGCGCGGTCAGCAGCCGGGTGGGCCGTTAG
- a CDS encoding cytochrome b, with protein MTDEKVEKASTAACFTILSRILHWTMAPMVIAQLLIGVTMIASLSYYPLLLAIHRPLGVAILIFAVVRLANRLTHRPPAFLATMSRAERRIATWSEYALYALLLIQPLIGWATLSAARLPVTMAGPIRLPGIAPQNLDLYAVLRECHGVFAFLLFAAFTAHMCAVLFHTLVLRDGLLDRMALWPSRFRAADQDSQIGS; from the coding sequence ATGACCGACGAAAAAGTCGAAAAAGCCAGCACAGCAGCATGTTTCACGATCCTCTCCCGGATACTGCACTGGACAATGGCGCCGATGGTCATCGCGCAGTTGCTCATTGGCGTGACGATGATCGCTTCGCTGAGCTATTACCCACTGCTGCTGGCCATCCACCGGCCATTGGGTGTGGCCATCCTGATCTTCGCGGTGGTGCGGCTGGCGAACCGGCTCACGCACCGCCCGCCGGCGTTTTTGGCGACGATGAGCCGCGCCGAACGCCGGATCGCGACGTGGTCGGAGTACGCGCTCTACGCATTGCTTCTGATACAGCCGCTGATCGGATGGGCCACACTGTCGGCCGCGAGACTCCCGGTCACCATGGCAGGGCCGATCCGCCTGCCGGGCATCGCACCGCAGAACCTCGATCTGTATGCGGTGCTACGCGAATGCCACGGGGTCTTCGCCTTCCTGCTGTTCGCCGCGTTTACCGCCCACATGTGCGCGGTGCTGTTTCACACCCTGGTGTTGCGGGACGGTCTACTCGATCGAATGGCACTGTGGCCCAGCAGGTTCCGTGCTGCGGATCAAGACAGTCAAATCGGTTCCTGA
- a CDS encoding catalase family peroxidase, giving the protein MEPADRDQEPEDRPAEPQPGRGRFGALTRRGALLGMGAVAGVAAVDVGGFAYAGGWLGFSGADALTPPRFADRFEHVFGRHDGFRRNHAKGLSATGSFTSNGAGAAVCRATVFRAGSVPLIGRFSLGGGLPDQSDKPDTVRGLGLMFQVPDGQQWRTAMVNFPVFTDRTPEGFYERLLASKPVPATGKPDPQKMAAFLDRHPETVAALKIIKQMPPSVGFADSAFHGLNAFYFTNSAGATVPVRWSAVAQQAATPASSGKDYLFDDLIRAVVQRPLTWKLILTIGEPGDPTSDATKPWPQSRRSIDAGTITIDAVQTEEAGNARDINFDPTVLPDGIAVSDDPLLAARSAVYARSFTRRAEEPKSPSEVNVGQVRS; this is encoded by the coding sequence ATGGAGCCCGCTGATCGCGATCAGGAGCCGGAGGATCGGCCCGCTGAACCACAACCGGGCCGAGGGCGCTTCGGCGCGCTCACCCGGCGCGGCGCGTTGTTGGGGATGGGCGCGGTGGCCGGCGTCGCCGCCGTGGACGTCGGCGGATTCGCCTACGCGGGCGGTTGGCTCGGCTTTTCAGGGGCCGACGCGCTGACCCCGCCCCGCTTCGCCGATCGGTTCGAACACGTCTTCGGCCGCCATGACGGATTCCGGCGAAATCATGCCAAAGGGCTGAGCGCGACGGGGTCGTTTACCAGCAACGGGGCGGGCGCGGCCGTCTGCCGGGCAACGGTCTTCCGGGCCGGAAGCGTGCCGCTGATCGGTCGATTCTCGCTGGGCGGTGGCCTGCCTGACCAGAGCGACAAGCCAGACACGGTCCGTGGTCTCGGGCTGATGTTCCAGGTGCCCGACGGCCAGCAGTGGCGCACCGCGATGGTGAATTTCCCCGTCTTCACCGACCGCACGCCGGAAGGCTTTTACGAGCGGTTGCTCGCGTCCAAACCCGTTCCCGCGACGGGTAAGCCCGATCCCCAAAAGATGGCCGCATTTCTTGACCGGCATCCCGAGACCGTTGCGGCGCTGAAGATCATCAAGCAGATGCCGCCCAGCGTGGGGTTCGCGGACAGCGCGTTTCACGGTCTGAATGCGTTTTACTTCACCAACAGTGCCGGTGCGACCGTCCCGGTGCGCTGGTCGGCGGTTGCCCAGCAGGCGGCCACGCCGGCTTCGTCCGGCAAGGACTACTTGTTCGACGACCTCATCCGTGCGGTCGTGCAGCGGCCGCTGACCTGGAAGCTCATTCTCACGATCGGTGAACCGGGCGACCCGACTAGCGACGCCACCAAACCCTGGCCGCAATCGCGGCGGTCGATCGACGCCGGCACCATCACCATCGACGCGGTGCAGACGGAGGAGGCCGGCAACGCACGCGACATCAACTTCGATCCGACGGTGTTGCCGGACGGCATCGCGGTGTCCGACGACCCGTTGCTGGCTGCGCGGTCGGCCGTTTACGCGCGCTCTTTCACCCGCCGTGCCGAAGAACCCAAGTCGCCCAGCGAGGTCAATGTCGGCCAGGTGCGCTCATGA
- a CDS encoding N-acyl-D-amino-acid deacylase family protein, with the protein MFDLKITGGTVVDGTGAERYTADIGIKDGRIVDVVRRGAGDPEMGGEAAETIDATGHVVAPGFVDIHTHYDGQVSWDGLLEPSSGHGVTTIVTGNCGVGFAPVRPGSEQWLIELMEGVEDIPGTALTEGIEWGWETYPEYLDAIGKHKFSIDVGSQVAHGAIRAYAMGVRGARNEPATPDDIEAMGRLVTEAIEAGALGFSTSRTMGHRAMDGEPVPGTYAAEDELFGLGRAMAAGGQAVFELAPQGSAGEDIVAPKKELDWMRRLSGEIDRPVSFALIQVDADPNLWREMLDLSADAHADGARLYPQVAARPFGMMIGFQGHHGFSHRPTYRRLKAECSREELAHRLADPAVKAAILSEDDLPADPSLLFDGMFALVQHSLRRLFALGDPPDYEPTADRTVAAIAKARGEDPLSTLYDLMLERDATAMLMLPLFNYAEGNHDAIREMLLHPAGVLGLSDGGAHCGMICDASYPTFLLTHWARDRHRGDKLALEYVIRKQSRDTAHLFGLTDRGTIERGKKADINVIDMNALQLHPAAMAFDLPAGGNRILQGASGYAATIVSGTVTRRKDVDTGARPGRLVRGAR; encoded by the coding sequence GTGTTCGACCTCAAGATCACTGGTGGAACTGTCGTCGACGGCACCGGCGCCGAGCGCTACACCGCCGACATCGGTATCAAAGACGGCCGGATCGTCGACGTCGTGCGTCGCGGTGCCGGCGACCCCGAGATGGGCGGTGAGGCGGCCGAAACCATCGATGCGACAGGGCATGTTGTCGCTCCCGGATTCGTCGACATCCACACCCATTACGACGGCCAGGTGAGCTGGGACGGCTTGCTCGAGCCGTCCAGTGGCCACGGCGTCACCACGATCGTGACCGGCAACTGCGGCGTCGGTTTCGCGCCGGTGCGGCCGGGCAGCGAGCAGTGGCTGATCGAGTTGATGGAGGGCGTCGAAGACATCCCCGGCACTGCCTTGACCGAAGGCATCGAATGGGGCTGGGAGACCTACCCCGAGTACCTCGACGCGATCGGCAAGCACAAGTTCTCGATCGACGTCGGCAGCCAGGTTGCCCACGGCGCCATTCGCGCCTACGCGATGGGCGTGCGCGGGGCCCGCAACGAACCGGCGACACCCGACGACATCGAGGCGATGGGCCGGCTGGTGACCGAAGCGATCGAGGCCGGCGCGCTCGGCTTCTCGACGTCGCGCACGATGGGGCACCGCGCGATGGATGGCGAACCGGTCCCCGGCACCTACGCGGCCGAGGATGAGCTATTCGGTCTCGGCCGGGCCATGGCGGCCGGCGGCCAGGCGGTGTTCGAGCTTGCACCGCAGGGATCCGCGGGTGAAGACATCGTCGCGCCCAAGAAGGAACTGGACTGGATGCGACGGTTGAGCGGTGAGATCGACCGACCGGTGTCGTTCGCCCTGATCCAGGTGGACGCCGACCCAAACCTGTGGCGCGAAATGCTGGACCTGTCCGCCGACGCACACGCCGACGGCGCCCGGCTTTACCCGCAGGTCGCCGCCCGCCCGTTCGGCATGATGATCGGATTCCAGGGTCACCACGGCTTCAGCCACCGGCCCACCTACCGCCGACTGAAGGCCGAATGCAGCCGCGAGGAGCTCGCGCATCGGCTGGCCGACCCCGCGGTGAAGGCCGCGATCCTGTCCGAGGACGACCTGCCCGCCGACCCGAGCCTGCTGTTCGACGGCATGTTCGCGTTGGTGCAGCACTCGCTTCGCCGGCTCTTCGCGCTGGGCGATCCGCCCGACTACGAGCCCACAGCCGACCGCACCGTCGCGGCCATCGCCAAGGCCCGCGGCGAGGACCCGCTGTCGACGCTGTATGACCTGATGCTCGAGCGGGACGCGACGGCGATGCTGATGCTGCCGCTGTTCAACTACGCCGAGGGCAACCACGACGCGATCCGTGAGATGCTGCTGCACCCCGCCGGCGTGCTCGGGCTTTCCGACGGCGGCGCCCACTGCGGGATGATCTGCGACGCGTCCTATCCCACCTTCCTGCTGACGCACTGGGCGCGAGACCGGCATCGGGGCGACAAGCTGGCGCTGGAATACGTGATCCGCAAGCAGTCTCGCGATACCGCTCACCTCTTCGGGCTGACCGACCGCGGCACCATCGAGCGCGGCAAGAAGGCCGACATCAACGTCATTGACATGAACGCGTTGCAGCTGCATCCCGCGGCGATGGCCTTCGACCTGCCCGCCGGCGGTAACCGGATCCTGCAGGGGGCCAGCGGATACGCGGCGACGATCGTCAGCGGAACCGTGACCCGTCGCAAGGACGTCGACACCGGAGCACGACCCGGTCGCCTGGTACGCGGAGCACGCTAA
- a CDS encoding aromatic ring-hydroxylating oxygenase subunit alpha — protein sequence MTAAAGNPARTRDEDAIGTPPDGPTLVPAQRYYSPAFAQLEIERMWPKVWQVACMVDHVAEPGDYFEYRCGPYGVLIVRGHDGVLRAFQNACRHRGNSLCTGSGSGLRELKCGYHGWTWDLAGTLKRVPNRKGFGALHMSDFPLVPAKVDSWAGLVFVNLDLGAMPLIEYLEAIPDDIAWCRLEDFRCYATLTVDVEANWKTIADGYSETYHVQTLHPELLRCIDDIHAPQQIWGHTGKSDQPYGVPSPRFDGTLSDEEVWDAYVYTQGALMGAAEGTPFPADERRPGQTVQELIADRTREFAASRGVDLDWADTDRITRLHQYNVFPNMTLLANADHLTIMCSRPGPDPGSTPDQGELVMFLMTRMPPGAARNKPTDVRVNAAEAEPGLVLTQDIRVLPGLQRGMHQPGFTHVVLSGEERRVINMHRNLERYLDLPESDRMTGGIGEPGEFASTI from the coding sequence GTGACCGCGGCTGCCGGCAATCCGGCACGCACCCGGGACGAGGATGCGATCGGCACCCCGCCCGACGGCCCGACGCTGGTGCCGGCGCAGCGCTACTACTCGCCGGCATTCGCACAGCTCGAGATCGAGCGCATGTGGCCGAAGGTATGGCAGGTCGCCTGCATGGTCGACCACGTCGCCGAACCGGGCGACTACTTCGAATATCGCTGCGGCCCTTACGGGGTGCTGATCGTCCGCGGTCACGACGGCGTGCTGCGGGCATTCCAGAACGCCTGTCGCCATCGCGGCAACTCGCTGTGCACCGGCTCGGGTTCGGGACTGCGCGAGCTCAAATGCGGCTATCACGGGTGGACCTGGGATCTGGCTGGCACGCTCAAGCGGGTCCCCAACCGCAAGGGCTTCGGCGCCCTGCACATGTCCGACTTCCCGCTGGTTCCGGCCAAGGTCGACAGCTGGGCCGGCCTTGTCTTCGTCAATCTCGACCTGGGCGCGATGCCGCTGATCGAGTATCTAGAGGCGATTCCCGATGACATCGCCTGGTGTCGTTTGGAAGACTTCCGCTGCTACGCGACCCTTACGGTCGACGTCGAGGCAAATTGGAAGACGATCGCCGACGGGTACAGCGAGACCTACCACGTCCAGACCCTGCACCCGGAATTGCTGCGCTGCATCGATGACATCCATGCGCCACAACAGATCTGGGGACACACGGGTAAGTCCGATCAGCCCTATGGCGTGCCGAGCCCTCGCTTCGACGGCACTTTGAGCGACGAAGAGGTCTGGGACGCTTACGTATACACCCAAGGTGCGCTGATGGGAGCGGCCGAAGGCACTCCCTTCCCCGCCGACGAACGCCGGCCCGGACAGACGGTGCAGGAGCTGATCGCGGATCGTACCCGGGAATTCGCGGCTTCGCGGGGCGTGGACCTGGACTGGGCCGACACCGATCGGATCACCCGGCTACACCAGTACAACGTGTTCCCGAACATGACGTTGCTGGCCAATGCCGACCACCTGACGATCATGTGCTCACGCCCCGGCCCCGATCCCGGCTCGACTCCCGATCAGGGCGAGTTGGTTATGTTCTTGATGACGCGGATGCCGCCGGGCGCCGCGCGCAACAAGCCGACAGACGTTCGGGTGAACGCCGCGGAGGCCGAGCCCGGCCTGGTGCTCACCCAAGACATCCGGGTGCTCCCGGGCTTGCAGCGCGGTATGCACCAACCCGGATTCACCCACGTGGTGCTCTCCGGTGAGGAGCGTCGGGTGATCAACATGCACCGCAATCTCGAGCGTTACCTCGACCTACCGGAATCCGATCGGATGACCGGGGGCATAGGAGAACCCGGCGAATTCGCGTCGACAATTTAA
- a CDS encoding class I SAM-dependent methyltransferase, protein MDALLHKRRHQGAAPYPHQAAFFLNNPVRRTLSNPARKVDSIGLTGSEHVLEVGPGPGFYSVQIARRLTYGRLDLFDLQPEMLDKARRQLERAGFHDVGFTTGEASDGFPYPDDTFDVAFLAAVIGEVPDKPACIRSLGRVLKPGGQLVFAEAFPDPDRMSVRELRDLVEPENFEFGQATGNRWHDIVRFRRAA, encoded by the coding sequence ATGGATGCTCTGCTCCACAAGCGCCGCCACCAAGGCGCCGCTCCCTATCCGCATCAGGCGGCATTCTTTCTCAACAATCCGGTCCGCCGGACGCTGTCCAACCCGGCACGCAAGGTCGACAGCATCGGCCTCACCGGTTCCGAGCACGTGCTCGAAGTCGGGCCCGGCCCGGGCTTCTACAGTGTGCAGATCGCTCGTCGGCTCACTTACGGCCGGCTCGACCTGTTCGACCTTCAACCCGAGATGCTGGACAAGGCGCGGCGGCAGCTCGAGCGGGCCGGATTCCACGACGTCGGCTTTACAACGGGTGAGGCGAGCGACGGATTTCCTTACCCCGATGACACTTTCGACGTCGCGTTCCTGGCGGCCGTGATCGGCGAGGTGCCCGACAAGCCGGCCTGCATCCGTTCCCTGGGCCGGGTGCTGAAGCCGGGAGGGCAACTCGTGTTCGCCGAAGCGTTTCCGGACCCGGACCGGATGAGCGTGCGGGAATTGCGCGATCTTGTCGAGCCCGAGAACTTCGAATTCGGGCAAGCGACCGGCAATCGATGGCACGACATCGTGCGCTTTCGCAGGGCTGCCTGA
- a CDS encoding sensor histidine kinase, with product MRVLSLRTIVIVAQLGVIALVVTLGVWVWVGVTNDQYSQLDRRLDSVSSLGDINTLLSSGRQSTPDRPSPDGNLVRTARIGALTVAVPSDIVLPQLANGYANTTINGVQYRVRTFNAGPVSIALAAPLAEAQHRINELHLRVLLICAGVITGTFLVGWVISLIMVNPFVLLARQARAINAQSSPDEVQVRGVREAVEIAEAVEQMLDRIGNEQQRTKAALESARDFAAVASHELRTPLTAMRTNLEVLSTLELAAEQRSEVIGDVIRTQSRIEATLTALERLAQGELTTVDDFVPFDITELLDRAAHDALRIYPDVEVSLVPSPTVLMVGLPTGLRLVIDNAIANAVKHGGASTIKLAVSSSGEGVEIAIDDDGTGVPESERTAVFERFSRGSTASRSGSGLGLALVAQQAELHGGEASLHASPLGGTRLLLKLAGDGRGPA from the coding sequence ATGCGTGTCTTGTCTTTGCGTACCATCGTCATCGTTGCGCAATTGGGCGTGATCGCTCTCGTCGTCACGCTGGGTGTATGGGTCTGGGTGGGCGTCACCAACGATCAATACAGCCAGCTCGACCGCCGCCTGGACTCCGTGAGCAGCCTCGGCGATATCAACACCCTGCTCAGCAGCGGCCGCCAGAGCACTCCCGACCGGCCCTCGCCGGATGGCAATCTGGTGCGCACCGCCCGCATCGGGGCCCTGACCGTGGCAGTGCCCAGCGACATCGTCTTGCCCCAACTCGCCAACGGCTACGCGAACACCACGATCAACGGCGTGCAGTACCGCGTCCGTACCTTCAACGCGGGTCCGGTATCGATTGCGCTCGCCGCGCCGCTGGCCGAGGCTCAGCATCGGATCAACGAACTGCACCTGCGGGTGTTGTTGATCTGCGCCGGCGTGATCACCGGCACTTTCCTGGTCGGCTGGGTGATCTCGTTGATCATGGTCAATCCCTTCGTGCTGCTGGCCCGGCAAGCCCGCGCCATCAATGCGCAGTCCAGCCCCGACGAGGTTCAGGTCCGCGGCGTGCGGGAGGCCGTCGAGATCGCCGAGGCGGTCGAGCAGATGCTGGACCGCATCGGCAACGAGCAGCAACGCACCAAGGCAGCACTCGAGTCGGCTCGCGACTTCGCCGCCGTCGCCTCCCACGAGCTGCGCACGCCGCTGACCGCGATGCGCACCAACCTCGAGGTGCTGTCCACCTTGGAACTGGCCGCCGAGCAGCGCAGTGAGGTCATCGGCGACGTCATCCGTACCCAGAGCCGCATCGAAGCGACGCTGACCGCGCTGGAAAGGCTGGCGCAGGGCGAGCTGACCACCGTCGACGACTTCGTCCCGTTCGACATCACCGAGCTTCTGGATCGCGCCGCGCACGACGCGCTTCGCATCTACCCCGACGTGGAGGTGTCGCTGGTACCGTCGCCCACCGTTTTGATGGTGGGATTGCCTACGGGCCTGCGGCTGGTGATCGACAACGCCATCGCCAATGCCGTCAAACACGGTGGTGCATCGACGATTAAACTCGCGGTGAGCAGTTCGGGTGAAGGCGTCGAAATCGCGATCGACGACGACGGCACCGGCGTCCCAGAATCCGAACGCACCGCGGTATTCGAACGCTTCTCCCGCGGTTCGACGGCATCGCGGTCGGGTTCCGGACTGGGGCTGGCGCTGGTTGCCCAACAGGCAGAATTGCACGGCGGGGAGGCATCCCTGCACGCCAGTCCGCTGGGCGGAACCCGACTTCTGCTCAAGTTGGCAGGCGACGGCCGCGGTCCCGCTTGA
- a CDS encoding NAD(P)/FAD-dependent oxidoreductase: MIIVVGAGICGLAAAYELTRRGEPTVVFERGEPFSELSAGLARIFRIAHQRPALCRLAIAARAGWQRWESELEVGRLLGSEGFVAAAPPEETATAMTEAGAEFCWLDRDQIQARIPFVTPPWQTGIFDPLGGSLRIRRALSALAAKVEIRRGQVVSLGDDGSVRLADGTVTRGDQVLVCVGAQTPDLLGPLDVELTPHTRYTYEGADATGAACLAAPEGYGLPLGSTGQWAFGQPIPEPPRVRALFPSLSPVGQVDCFTVHAPWLDAGGDGWKAVRRGRVVGFVGNNLMKFGPLLGELLAEAACSEGLPVELNLA; encoded by the coding sequence GTGATCATTGTCGTTGGCGCGGGAATATGTGGTCTCGCCGCCGCCTATGAGTTGACCAGACGCGGTGAGCCGACGGTTGTGTTCGAACGCGGCGAACCGTTCTCCGAACTGTCCGCGGGTCTGGCGCGGATCTTCCGCATCGCCCATCAGCGCCCAGCGCTGTGCCGGCTGGCCATCGCTGCCCGCGCCGGCTGGCAGCGTTGGGAGAGCGAGCTCGAGGTGGGGCGGCTGCTCGGTTCCGAGGGCTTCGTCGCGGCGGCCCCGCCCGAGGAGACCGCAACGGCGATGACGGAGGCCGGCGCCGAATTCTGCTGGCTCGACCGCGACCAGATCCAGGCCCGGATACCGTTTGTCACGCCGCCCTGGCAGACCGGGATCTTCGATCCGCTCGGCGGCAGCCTACGCATTCGCCGTGCTCTGAGCGCCTTGGCGGCCAAGGTGGAGATCAGGCGCGGCCAGGTTGTCTCGCTCGGCGACGACGGCTCGGTCCGTCTCGCGGATGGCACCGTGACGCGGGGCGACCAAGTTCTGGTGTGCGTGGGAGCCCAGACACCGGACCTGCTGGGCCCGCTCGATGTCGAGCTCACCCCGCACACCCGCTACACGTACGAGGGCGCCGATGCCACCGGCGCCGCCTGCCTGGCGGCACCCGAGGGCTACGGGCTGCCACTGGGCAGCACGGGCCAATGGGCGTTCGGTCAGCCGATACCGGAGCCGCCCAGGGTGCGCGCGCTCTTCCCGTCGCTGTCGCCGGTGGGCCAGGTGGATTGCTTCACGGTGCACGCACCGTGGCTCGACGCGGGCGGGGATGGGTGGAAGGCGGTGCGCCGCGGCCGTGTGGTTGGCTTCGTCGGCAACAACCTGATGAAGTTCGGGCCGTTGCTCGGGGAGCTGCTCGCCGAGGCCGCTTGCAGCGAGGGGCTACCCGTCGAGTTGAATCTTGCATGA